Proteins from a genomic interval of Bradyrhizobium sp. G127:
- a CDS encoding glutathione binding-like protein, which translates to MIDLYYAPTPNGWKISIMLEELGLPYTVFPVNIRTGEQFEPEFLKISPNNRIPAIVDRAPADGGEPIPMFETGAILVYLAEKTGRFLPTDVRGRFSVMQWLMWQMGGLGPMLGQHGHFALYAAEKIPYAIQRYRDEASRLYAVLNRQLGKTGAYVAGDDYSIADIACFPWTMTHKAQGFTLDDFPHIKRWYAEVRARPNVQKGLAVGKFEKKPFTEEERANMFGKTAQQAQ; encoded by the coding sequence ATGATTGACCTCTATTACGCGCCGACACCCAACGGGTGGAAAATCTCGATCATGCTGGAAGAACTGGGGCTGCCTTACACGGTGTTCCCGGTGAACATTCGCACCGGCGAGCAGTTCGAGCCGGAATTTTTGAAGATCAGCCCGAACAACCGCATTCCCGCGATCGTCGACCGTGCGCCCGCCGACGGCGGCGAACCGATCCCGATGTTCGAGACCGGCGCGATTCTCGTTTATCTCGCGGAGAAGACCGGTCGCTTCCTGCCGACTGACGTGCGCGGCCGTTTCAGCGTGATGCAATGGCTGATGTGGCAAATGGGCGGGCTAGGGCCGATGCTCGGCCAGCACGGCCACTTCGCGCTCTATGCGGCCGAGAAAATTCCCTATGCCATCCAGCGCTATCGCGACGAGGCCTCAAGACTTTACGCTGTGCTCAACCGGCAGCTCGGCAAGACCGGCGCCTATGTCGCTGGCGATGACTACAGCATTGCCGACATCGCTTGTTTCCCGTGGACCATGACGCACAAGGCGCAGGGCTTCACGCTGGACGACTTTCCGCACATCAAGCGCTGGTATGCCGAGGTGCGTGCGCGCCCGAATGTGCAGAAGGGCCTCGCTGTCGGCAAGTTCGAGAAGAAGCCGTTCACCGAAGAGGAACGCGCGAACATGTTCGGCAAGACCGCGCAGCAGGCGCAATAG
- a CDS encoding crotonase/enoyl-CoA hydratase family protein, with translation MAYEQIKYEIQDNILTITLNRPDKMNAFTHVMMDELIAAFDAADADDNVRAIIVTGAGRAFCAGADLSEGGATFDRAARPDRKTAPLRPNGEVEWSDEAVRDGGGRVTLRIFKSLKPVIGAINGAAVGIGVTMQLAMDVRLASEDARFGFVFARRGIVPEAASSWFLPRIVGISQALEWCYSGRVFPAQEALAGRLVSKVLPADELLPAARAMAREIAENTAPVSIALIRQMMWRMLGADDPMEAHKIDSRGIYSRGQSADVREGVMSFLEKRPAKFTQTVSKDMPSYFPWWTERPYK, from the coding sequence ATGGCCTACGAGCAGATCAAGTACGAGATCCAGGACAACATCCTCACCATCACGTTGAACCGTCCCGACAAGATGAATGCGTTCACCCATGTCATGATGGATGAACTGATCGCGGCGTTCGATGCCGCCGACGCCGACGATAATGTCCGCGCCATCATCGTCACCGGCGCGGGACGCGCGTTCTGCGCCGGCGCCGATCTCTCCGAAGGCGGCGCGACATTCGACCGCGCAGCGCGGCCGGACCGCAAGACCGCCCCGCTGCGCCCGAACGGCGAAGTCGAATGGAGCGACGAAGCGGTGCGCGACGGCGGCGGGCGCGTGACGCTGCGCATCTTCAAATCGTTGAAGCCGGTGATCGGCGCGATCAACGGCGCTGCCGTCGGTATCGGCGTCACCATGCAACTGGCGATGGACGTCCGCCTCGCGTCGGAAGACGCACGCTTTGGTTTCGTGTTCGCGCGGCGCGGCATCGTGCCGGAGGCGGCATCGAGCTGGTTCCTGCCGCGCATCGTCGGCATCTCGCAGGCGCTGGAATGGTGTTACTCGGGCCGGGTGTTTCCGGCGCAGGAGGCCCTCGCCGGCCGTCTTGTCAGCAAGGTTCTGCCCGCCGACGAACTGCTGCCGGCGGCGCGGGCGATGGCGCGCGAGATTGCCGAGAACACCGCGCCGGTGTCGATCGCGCTGATTCGCCAGATGATGTGGCGGATGCTCGGCGCGGACGATCCAATGGAGGCGCACAAGATCGACAGCCGCGGCATCTACTCGCGCGGCCAGTCCGCCGACGTGCGCGAAGGCGTGATGTCGTTTCTTGAAAAGCGCCCGGCGAAGTTCACGCAGACGGTGTCGAAAGACATGCCGTCCTATTTCCCGTGGTGGACCGAGCGGCCCTACAAATAG
- a CDS encoding lysylphosphatidylglycerol synthase domain-containing protein: MRNKIVKFGSSLALLAVAFYFAARDIDTSHISQTIRQLSPAFFLAPTIAIMVSSLFAALRVRSIARSIGYPLTFRDSIAVVSLGQLGGALFFQIFGQLMARGSYLTRRNVPFAGTVIITGQERIAAALVSLSLAVVGALYLFHQLSFDLTAGGLDLIRIVIGLTFAIVILTVVWREHVVKAASSITWADTVGVFRAIAFSTAVQVTMLTAYVTAAKALAPACELTDLAAAATLVMFAASIPISFAGWGVREMSAVGALGTIGMSAPAALTVAVTIGALSIICATLLAAVSFTRSKKPIDVPKRGTPEIGARHDAVLSATLPILVACLVFFQIHVPTNTTAINFNVADPFTIICGVLFLLQAWRAGAPKWRISGLELHILACTAIMTIGLFIGAAEIGFTTWAVVNKYLGWFVLLAYGAAGAMAARVDLEKTLLTFAATGCAVVVFAIADMLLGRFGVVNAHFFNGFAQNSNAFAFLCLMMLAVGLTMKRYMLTVTTLALIAIVLSGSRAGMGAALVVLVTASFLIPGIWRDVIMSFTLAALSIYSLTLGGTLTLGGKSIVETMTFVRPSSDAEHWTTVKDGLQMFLANMVWGAGLGRFIAQWTGAYPLIIHNSAVWILAEFGIVGAIAFISPVIRIAAQEFARFRNNDAAGYLLILMIAGFGAMSLFHELLYQRVLWFLLGATLIVVKKPKVSTEPPKKMI, from the coding sequence GTGCGCAATAAAATCGTCAAATTTGGTTCGTCACTAGCCTTATTGGCGGTAGCATTTTACTTCGCGGCCCGGGATATTGATACGTCTCATATATCGCAGACTATTCGGCAACTCAGCCCGGCCTTTTTCTTGGCGCCAACAATCGCGATCATGGTCAGTTCACTGTTCGCGGCGCTGCGGGTGCGGTCGATAGCACGATCCATTGGCTACCCGCTGACCTTCCGTGACTCGATCGCCGTTGTGAGCCTCGGTCAGTTGGGCGGCGCGCTGTTCTTTCAAATCTTCGGCCAGCTCATGGCTCGCGGTTCGTATCTCACCCGCCGTAACGTGCCATTCGCAGGCACGGTCATTATCACGGGGCAAGAGCGCATTGCCGCAGCGCTGGTATCGCTCAGTCTCGCGGTCGTTGGCGCGCTCTATCTATTTCACCAACTCTCGTTCGACCTCACCGCAGGTGGTCTTGATTTAATCCGCATCGTGATCGGTCTGACGTTCGCCATCGTTATCCTTACAGTCGTTTGGCGGGAACACGTGGTGAAAGCCGCATCCAGTATCACTTGGGCCGACACCGTAGGCGTTTTTCGGGCTATTGCATTCTCGACCGCGGTTCAGGTTACGATGCTGACTGCCTACGTCACCGCGGCAAAGGCGCTGGCCCCGGCGTGTGAACTAACCGACCTCGCCGCTGCTGCCACTCTGGTGATGTTTGCAGCCAGCATCCCGATCAGCTTTGCAGGATGGGGCGTTCGCGAAATGAGCGCTGTCGGTGCGCTCGGCACCATCGGTATGTCCGCGCCCGCGGCTCTGACCGTTGCTGTCACGATCGGCGCGCTGTCGATCATCTGCGCGACACTTCTCGCTGCGGTATCATTCACGCGCTCAAAAAAGCCGATCGACGTTCCGAAGCGAGGCACTCCCGAAATAGGCGCCCGTCATGATGCAGTTCTCAGCGCCACGCTGCCGATTCTGGTGGCGTGTCTGGTGTTCTTCCAGATCCATGTACCGACCAATACCACCGCAATCAATTTTAACGTCGCGGATCCTTTCACCATTATCTGCGGCGTTTTATTCCTGCTGCAAGCGTGGCGAGCCGGGGCACCGAAATGGCGCATCAGCGGTCTTGAACTGCACATTCTCGCTTGCACCGCGATCATGACCATCGGTCTGTTCATTGGCGCCGCCGAGATCGGCTTTACTACATGGGCAGTCGTCAACAAGTATCTGGGATGGTTCGTGCTGCTCGCCTACGGCGCAGCCGGTGCCATGGCTGCGCGGGTCGACCTTGAGAAGACCCTCTTGACCTTCGCTGCAACCGGCTGCGCGGTCGTAGTCTTCGCAATTGCAGACATGCTTCTTGGGAGGTTCGGAGTCGTGAACGCCCATTTCTTCAACGGCTTCGCGCAAAACAGCAACGCCTTTGCCTTTCTGTGCCTGATGATGCTCGCTGTCGGCCTTACGATGAAACGATACATGCTGACGGTGACCACCTTGGCGCTGATCGCCATTGTTCTTTCTGGATCGAGGGCCGGAATGGGTGCTGCCCTCGTGGTTCTGGTTACCGCGTCTTTTCTCATTCCCGGCATCTGGCGCGACGTAATTATGTCCTTCACCTTGGCCGCATTGAGCATCTACTCGCTCACCCTTGGAGGAACGCTCACTCTCGGAGGAAAAAGCATTGTCGAGACCATGACCTTCGTCAGGCCCAGCTCGGACGCGGAACATTGGACCACCGTGAAGGACGGTCTTCAGATGTTCCTCGCCAACATGGTATGGGGCGCAGGTCTCGGCAGATTCATCGCGCAGTGGACGGGCGCTTACCCACTGATCATCCACAACAGCGCGGTGTGGATCCTCGCGGAGTTCGGCATCGTAGGTGCTATTGCTTTCATTTCACCAGTCATTCGGATCGCAGCGCAGGAATTTGCGCGCTTCCGAAATAACGACGCCGCAGGCTACTTACTGATCCTTATGATTGCAGGCTTCGGAGCTATGAGCCTTTTCCACGAACTCCTCTACCAGCGTGTCCTGTGGTTTTTGCTTGGAGCCACTCTGATCGTGGTCAAAAAGCCAAAGGTTTCAACAGAACCTCCAAAGAAAATGATTTGA
- a CDS encoding zinc-finger domain-containing protein codes for MADHVVPHFHNDAGVAIIEIGSREFMCVGANPPFDHPHVFLDLGDDNEIICPYCSTLYRYAADLAPGQARPPECVLKDKVA; via the coding sequence ATGGCGGATCACGTCGTCCCTCACTTTCATAACGATGCGGGCGTGGCCATCATCGAAATCGGATCGCGCGAATTCATGTGCGTGGGCGCCAACCCGCCGTTCGATCATCCGCATGTGTTTCTCGACCTCGGCGACGACAACGAGATTATCTGCCCCTATTGCTCGACGCTGTACCGCTACGCCGCCGACCTTGCACCGGGTCAGGCTCGGCCGCCGGAATGCGTGCTGAAGGACAAGGTCGCCTAA
- a CDS encoding metallophosphoesterase → MRCLVVADLHYSLPQFDWVLSAAPHFDVVIIAGDALDIGSFVDFRAQIVVVRKYLARLSELTRVILCSGNHDLDERDETGEKISRWIGDVGNLGIAHDGDSLTIGDTLFTICPWWDGPRVKEQIGRQLQEAAAAHRGRWIWIHHAPAANSPTSWGGARHFGDAELVQWIESHKPDMVLSGHVHQSPFIKDGSWFDRLGETWVFNVGQQFGRPPAHIMLDLESNRAYWFSAAGEQSIDLGGPLQRPAENLAALPDWLTAVNRAAAPAAGQSPATLSSQTG, encoded by the coding sequence ATGCGCTGCCTTGTGGTCGCCGACCTGCATTATTCGCTGCCGCAGTTCGACTGGGTGCTCAGCGCCGCGCCGCATTTCGACGTGGTCATCATCGCCGGCGATGCGCTCGACATCGGGTCGTTCGTCGATTTCCGCGCGCAGATCGTCGTGGTGCGGAAATATCTCGCCCGGCTGTCGGAACTCACGCGCGTGATTCTGTGTTCGGGCAATCACGATCTCGACGAGCGCGACGAGACCGGCGAGAAGATCTCGCGCTGGATCGGCGACGTCGGCAATCTCGGCATCGCCCATGACGGCGACAGTCTGACCATCGGCGATACCCTCTTCACGATCTGTCCCTGGTGGGACGGGCCGCGCGTCAAGGAACAGATCGGCAGGCAGCTTCAGGAAGCCGCCGCCGCGCATCGCGGCCGCTGGATCTGGATCCATCACGCGCCCGCGGCGAATTCGCCGACCAGTTGGGGCGGCGCGCGCCATTTCGGCGACGCCGAACTGGTGCAATGGATCGAAAGCCACAAGCCCGACATGGTTCTCTCCGGTCACGTGCACCAGTCGCCCTTCATCAAGGACGGGTCATGGTTCGACCGGCTCGGCGAGACATGGGTCTTCAATGTCGGCCAGCAGTTCGGCCGCCCGCCCGCGCACATCATGCTCGATCTGGAAAGCAACAGGGCCTACTGGTTTTCGGCGGCGGGCGAACAATCGATCGATCTCGGCGGGCCGCTGCAACGTCCTGCGGAGAATCTCGCCGCGCTTCCGGACTGGCTTACAGCCGTGAATCGGGCAGCCGCTCCGGCTGCCGGTCAGAGCCCGGCGACGCTTTCGTCGCAGACAGGTTGA
- a CDS encoding FAD-dependent monooxygenase encodes MADSRTIVVAGAGIGGLTTSLALAARGFRVIVLERSERLEEVGAGLQLSPNASRILIDLGLQPLLAPHVIAPESISIMTARTGNEIGRIPLGEAATLRYGAPYWIVRRADLQNALAAKVKNHPDIDLRLGAQFEDVAVYPKGVTVVQRRQTLRQQEPVLALIGADGVWSSVRHQIFPDAQPQFTGSIAWRGTVDATQLPRGFNAQRVQLWMGTNAHLVAYPMAGGKRINIVAVVSGKWNRPGWSEPGDVVEIANHFSAPQWPIAARMMIGAVDGWRKWALFAMRDGGAWNKGPIALLGDASHAMLPFAAQGAGMAIEDAAVIAKCLEDSPTNSTAAFAQYAGLRAPRVTRVTRTARKNGQTYHLGGPVGFARDQVIRMLGGSRLLSRQDWIYDWRA; translated from the coding sequence GTGGCGGATTCGCGCACCATCGTCGTCGCTGGTGCGGGCATCGGGGGACTGACCACCTCGCTTGCGCTCGCCGCGCGCGGCTTCCGCGTCATCGTTCTGGAGCGCTCCGAGCGGCTGGAGGAAGTCGGCGCGGGACTGCAATTGTCCCCCAATGCCAGCCGCATCCTGATCGACCTCGGCCTTCAGCCGCTGCTTGCGCCCCATGTGATCGCGCCGGAATCGATCAGCATCATGACAGCGCGCACCGGCAACGAGATCGGCCGTATCCCGCTCGGCGAAGCGGCCACCCTGCGTTATGGCGCGCCCTACTGGATCGTGCGCCGCGCCGACCTGCAGAACGCGCTGGCGGCGAAGGTAAAGAACCATCCCGACATCGACCTGCGGCTCGGCGCGCAATTCGAGGACGTCGCGGTCTACCCCAAAGGCGTCACCGTGGTTCAACGCCGTCAGACATTGCGGCAGCAGGAGCCGGTGCTGGCGCTGATCGGTGCCGACGGCGTCTGGTCGAGCGTGCGCCACCAGATTTTCCCCGATGCGCAGCCGCAATTCACCGGCAGCATCGCCTGGCGCGGGACCGTCGACGCCACGCAACTGCCGCGCGGATTCAACGCGCAGCGTGTCCAGCTCTGGATGGGCACCAATGCGCATCTCGTCGCCTATCCGATGGCAGGCGGAAAGCGCATCAACATCGTCGCGGTCGTCTCGGGCAAATGGAACAGGCCGGGCTGGAGCGAGCCCGGCGACGTTGTCGAGATCGCCAATCATTTTTCAGCGCCGCAATGGCCGATCGCCGCGCGCATGATGATCGGCGCAGTCGATGGCTGGCGCAAATGGGCGCTGTTCGCGATGCGCGACGGCGGCGCGTGGAATAAGGGTCCCATCGCGCTGCTCGGCGATGCCTCGCACGCGATGCTGCCGTTCGCCGCCCAGGGCGCTGGCATGGCGATCGAGGATGCCGCCGTGATCGCGAAATGCCTCGAAGATTCGCCAACCAATTCGACGGCGGCGTTCGCGCAATATGCCGGCCTGCGCGCTCCGCGCGTGACGCGCGTGACGCGAACGGCGCGCAAGAACGGCCAGACCTATCATCTCGGCGGCCCGGTCGGCTTCGCGCGCGATCAGGTCATCAGAATGCTGGGCGGGTCGCGGCTGCTATCGCGGCAGGACTGGATCTACGACTGGCGTGCATAA
- a CDS encoding nitrate- and nitrite sensing domain-containing protein, whose protein sequence is MFANLKIRQRLVFAVALPMLLLVGLACYDVAEKWNTRAEMAMLTPLARGVADISRLVHELQRERGSATVFITSRGAEMGKELPDARRRTDAQRAAAVAALTSLQSTTRGDVKVAAGKALGSIAALDARRRDVDAMDAGAPAYFTDTITRLIAVANVMATLSADGAVGTAVSSYVNLMEGKEQAGQERARVASLFATGRSDLPSLGKVFELIAVQDVFFRLALTSATSDQRAFYDRTLSGPMADQVSRMRQTITDGKVSGDSKEWFSAASARIDALKSVEDRLGADLVALASEKGSKAGRTLMMLAMLMALAVVASGVVVVAMARSITMPIGGLVTAMTTLAGGDLTADIENTGRQDEIGAMARAVAFFKDNMIRTRELAAKEAESLNRRAARATQVQELTMRFDTDMSDVLKSVAAASTELEATAASMTETAEETGRQASAVAAATEQASANVQTVAAATEELSGSVAEIGRQVTQSATIANKAVGEAERTNAIVRTLSDAAERIGAVVKLISDIAGQTNLLALNATIEAARAGEAGRGFAVVASEVKALAEQTAKATDEIRLQIAAIQTTSGNAVSAIEGITGTITEINEIASSIASAVEQQSAATREIAQNVQHAAIGTREISTNISGVTDAVADTGAAAQEVLGASNELSRQAETMRSQVERFLGDIRAA, encoded by the coding sequence ATGTTCGCAAATCTGAAAATCCGTCAGCGCCTCGTTTTTGCCGTGGCGCTTCCGATGTTGTTGCTCGTTGGCCTCGCCTGTTACGATGTTGCCGAGAAGTGGAATACGCGCGCGGAGATGGCGATGCTCACGCCGCTGGCGCGGGGTGTCGCCGACATCAGTCGTCTGGTTCATGAATTGCAGCGTGAGCGCGGAAGTGCGACGGTGTTCATCACCAGCCGCGGGGCGGAGATGGGCAAGGAGTTGCCCGACGCGCGCAGGCGGACGGACGCGCAGCGCGCCGCGGCGGTGGCCGCGCTGACGTCGTTGCAGTCGACCACGCGCGGCGATGTCAAGGTTGCGGCGGGCAAGGCGCTCGGTTCGATCGCGGCGCTCGATGCGCGGCGCAGGGATGTCGATGCGATGGACGCCGGCGCGCCGGCCTATTTCACGGACACCATCACGCGGCTGATCGCGGTCGCCAACGTAATGGCGACGCTGAGCGCCGATGGCGCCGTCGGTACGGCGGTCTCGTCCTATGTCAATCTGATGGAAGGCAAGGAGCAGGCCGGGCAGGAGCGCGCGCGGGTGGCGAGCCTGTTTGCGACCGGGCGTTCCGATCTGCCGTCGCTCGGCAAGGTGTTTGAACTGATAGCGGTGCAGGATGTGTTTTTCAGGCTGGCGCTGACGTCGGCGACCAGCGATCAGCGCGCGTTCTACGATCGCACGCTGTCCGGCCCCATGGCCGACCAGGTGAGCCGGATGCGGCAGACCATCACAGACGGCAAGGTCTCCGGCGACAGCAAGGAATGGTTCAGCGCGGCGAGCGCGCGGATCGACGCGCTCAAGTCGGTCGAGGATCGGCTTGGCGCCGATCTGGTCGCGCTGGCGTCGGAGAAGGGCAGCAAGGCGGGACGGACGCTGATGATGCTCGCGATGCTGATGGCGCTGGCGGTCGTTGCCTCGGGCGTTGTCGTCGTTGCGATGGCGCGCAGCATCACCATGCCGATCGGGGGCCTTGTGACCGCGATGACCACTCTTGCCGGAGGCGACCTCACCGCCGACATCGAAAACACCGGCCGGCAGGACGAGATCGGCGCGATGGCGCGCGCGGTGGCGTTCTTCAAGGACAACATGATCAGGACGCGCGAACTCGCCGCCAAGGAAGCGGAATCGCTGAACCGGCGCGCGGCGCGGGCGACGCAGGTTCAGGAACTGACCATGCGCTTCGACACCGACATGTCCGACGTCCTCAAGTCGGTCGCCGCGGCCTCCACCGAACTGGAGGCCACCGCAGCCTCAATGACCGAGACCGCCGAGGAGACGGGGCGGCAGGCCAGCGCCGTCGCCGCCGCGACCGAGCAGGCCTCCGCCAACGTCCAGACTGTGGCCGCCGCGACCGAGGAACTGTCCGGCTCCGTCGCGGAGATCGGCCGTCAGGTGACGCAGTCCGCCACCATTGCCAACAAGGCCGTGGGCGAGGCCGAGCGGACCAACGCCATCGTGCGCACCCTGTCGGATGCGGCGGAGCGGATCGGCGCCGTCGTCAAGCTCATCAGCGATATCGCCGGCCAGACCAACCTGCTCGCGCTGAACGCGACCATCGAGGCGGCGCGGGCCGGCGAGGCGGGCCGGGGATTTGCCGTGGTCGCGTCGGAGGTCAAGGCGCTTGCGGAGCAGACCGCCAAGGCGACCGACGAGATCCGGCTGCAAATCGCCGCTATCCAGACCACGTCGGGCAACGCCGTCAGTGCCATCGAAGGCATTACCGGCACCATCACCGAGATCAACGAGATTGCTTCGTCGATCGCGAGCGCCGTCGAACAGCAGTCGGCTGCGACGCGGGAGATTGCGCAGAACGTCCAGCACGCTGCGATCGGCACGCGGGAGATTTCCACCAACATTTCCGGCGTGACCGACGCCGTGGCCGACACTGGGGCTGCGGCTCAGGAGGTGCTGGGCGCGTCGAACGAACTGAGCCGGCAGGCGGAAACCATGCGCAGCCAGGTCGAACGCTTCCTCGGCGACATCCGCGCGGCGTAA
- a CDS encoding cyclic nucleotide-binding domain-containing protein produces the protein MRAVLEHCSGQKETYLPAQTVFIREGETTGDLYILVEGELEVLKGDTVVAVVTEPGAILGEMSVLLHQPHTATVRASTGSTVHQIDDGAEFLRARPAAALLVATLLAQRLNAATTYLADIKRQYAGHGNHLEMVGDVLESLVNLSATKASPGSDRQPERLPDSRL, from the coding sequence ATGCGCGCCGTTCTCGAACATTGTTCAGGCCAGAAGGAAACGTATCTTCCTGCTCAAACCGTGTTTATCCGGGAAGGCGAAACCACTGGCGACCTGTATATTCTGGTGGAGGGCGAGCTTGAGGTTCTCAAGGGCGATACAGTGGTCGCCGTCGTGACCGAGCCGGGCGCCATTCTGGGCGAGATGTCGGTTCTGCTGCATCAACCGCATACCGCGACGGTGCGCGCCTCCACCGGCTCGACGGTCCATCAGATCGACGATGGCGCGGAATTTCTGCGCGCCAGGCCCGCCGCCGCGCTGCTGGTCGCCACGCTGCTGGCGCAGCGGCTCAATGCGGCGACGACGTATCTCGCAGATATCAAGCGGCAATACGCCGGACACGGCAATCACCTCGAAATGGTCGGCGACGTGCTGGAGAGTCTGGTCAACCTGTCTGCGACGAAAGCGTCGCCGGGCTCTGACCGGCAGCCGGAGCGGCTGCCCGATTCACGGCTGTAA
- a CDS encoding NADPH:quinone oxidoreductase family protein, with translation MPRAVVCCELGPPENLRLEAVERVALAPGQVRVAIHAAGINFPDILMAAGQYQLKPPLPFTPGVEAAGEVTELSGVDDVKVGDRVIVKARFGCYADEILVTPGQITPLPSAFDYAQGATFLAGHGTAYHALKDRAQIKPGEILLVHGAGGGVGLAAVELGKIFGATVIAAASSEEKLATAQRRGADHGVLYGREPFRDAVKRITDGRGADVVFDPVGGAIFEESLRCIAWGARLLVVGFTGGIGVAKTNLVLIKGASVLGVRAGEATRQNPALGAARLAALTHLAEERKISPNISHHLPLEDYAVAMRLLIDRRAIGRVVLTTR, from the coding sequence ATGCCCCGCGCCGTCGTCTGCTGCGAACTGGGGCCGCCGGAGAACCTGCGGCTTGAAGCGGTCGAGCGCGTCGCGCTGGCGCCCGGGCAGGTGCGCGTCGCGATCCATGCGGCGGGCATCAACTTTCCCGATATCCTGATGGCGGCGGGGCAATATCAGTTGAAGCCGCCGCTGCCGTTCACGCCCGGCGTCGAGGCGGCGGGCGAGGTGACCGAGCTGTCCGGCGTCGATGACGTGAAGGTCGGCGACAGGGTCATCGTGAAGGCGCGGTTCGGCTGCTATGCCGACGAGATCCTGGTGACGCCCGGTCAGATTACGCCGCTGCCGTCGGCTTTCGACTACGCGCAGGGCGCGACGTTTCTCGCAGGTCACGGCACGGCGTATCATGCACTGAAGGATCGCGCGCAGATCAAGCCCGGCGAAATCCTGCTGGTGCATGGCGCGGGCGGCGGCGTCGGACTTGCCGCCGTGGAACTCGGAAAGATATTTGGTGCGACCGTGATCGCCGCGGCCTCCAGCGAGGAGAAACTCGCGACCGCGCAACGGCGCGGCGCGGATCATGGGGTGTTGTATGGCCGCGAGCCGTTCAGGGATGCGGTGAAACGCATTACCGATGGTCGCGGCGCCGACGTGGTGTTCGATCCGGTGGGCGGCGCGATCTTCGAGGAGAGCCTGCGCTGTATCGCCTGGGGCGCGCGGCTGCTGGTGGTCGGCTTCACCGGCGGCATCGGTGTGGCGAAAACCAACCTCGTTCTCATCAAGGGCGCGAGCGTGCTCGGCGTGCGGGCGGGCGAAGCCACGCGGCAAAATCCGGCGCTCGGCGCGGCGCGCCTTGCCGCGCTCACGCATCTGGCCGAGGAGCGAAAGATCAGCCCCAACATCTCGCATCATTTGCCGCTTGAAGACTACGCGGTCGCAATGCGATTGCTGATCGACCGCCGCGCCATCGGTCGCGTGGTGCTCACGACGCGATAG
- a CDS encoding 2-hydroxychromene-2-carboxylate isomerase: MIEFFFDCSSPWTYLAFTNIQPLAKELGAEITWRPFLVGGVFNTVNKTMYETRANPVPAKQAYTAKDMADWTRLAGIRIKMPPSVFPVNAVKSMRGCIWVQQQHPDKLVPFATAVFEAYWGDDQDISKDEVLAKICERAGIDPAKFFAGIGEQEIKDQLKTNTDEAIARGAFGSPTIYLDKTDMYFGNDRLPLIRDKLMRKKSAA; encoded by the coding sequence ATGATCGAGTTCTTCTTCGACTGCTCCAGCCCGTGGACCTATCTCGCGTTCACCAATATCCAGCCGCTCGCCAAGGAGCTTGGCGCGGAGATCACCTGGCGGCCGTTCCTGGTCGGCGGCGTCTTCAACACCGTCAACAAGACCATGTACGAAACCCGCGCCAATCCCGTGCCGGCGAAGCAGGCCTACACGGCGAAGGACATGGCGGACTGGACGCGTCTGGCTGGCATCAGGATCAAGATGCCGCCGAGCGTGTTTCCGGTGAACGCGGTGAAGTCGATGCGCGGTTGCATCTGGGTGCAGCAGCAGCACCCGGACAAGCTGGTGCCGTTCGCGACGGCGGTGTTCGAAGCCTATTGGGGCGACGATCAGGATATCTCGAAGGATGAGGTGCTTGCGAAAATCTGCGAACGCGCCGGCATCGATCCCGCAAAATTCTTTGCCGGGATCGGCGAACAGGAGATCAAGGACCAGCTCAAGACCAACACCGACGAAGCGATCGCGCGCGGCGCGTTCGGCTCGCCGACGATCTATCTCGACAAGACCGATATGTATTTCGGCAACGACCGGCTGCCGCTGATCCGCGACAAGCTGATGCGGAAGAAGTCGGCGGCTTGA